In Niveispirillum cyanobacteriorum, the following proteins share a genomic window:
- the ftsW gene encoding putative lipid II flippase FtsW, protein MVSFSRTDHSILGRWWWTVDRWTMAAVILIATIGVVLVQAASPAVATRIGTDSFHFIEKHLLVLIPSLGLMFGVSLLSPRGVRRLAVILFLAATFGVFLTLFIGMEIKGATRWLQLPGISVQPSEFLKPAFAVVAAWLFALHRTQENVPGIPVVVGLYGLIVVLLMSQPDLGQTFVITCIFFGQFFLAGLPIVFVASCVVMGIGGLVSAYFLFPHVQSRIDRFLDPAAGDNYQVARSLEAFEKGGVWGTGPGQGTVKMSIPDSHADFIFSVAGEEMGMITCMIIICLFGFVVLRSFARASNDQSLFVMLAASGLTMQFGLQALINMGSALHLMPTKGMTLPFISYGGSSLIALGIGMGMVLALTRKRFGPGEAL, encoded by the coding sequence ATGGTTTCATTCTCCCGTACCGATCATTCGATCCTGGGCCGCTGGTGGTGGACCGTTGACCGCTGGACCATGGCGGCGGTGATCCTGATCGCCACCATCGGCGTGGTCCTGGTCCAGGCGGCCAGCCCCGCCGTGGCGACCCGCATCGGCACCGACAGCTTCCACTTCATCGAAAAGCACCTGCTGGTCCTGATCCCCTCGCTGGGCCTGATGTTCGGCGTATCGTTGCTGTCGCCGCGCGGGGTGCGGCGGCTGGCGGTCATACTGTTCCTGGCCGCCACGTTCGGCGTGTTCCTGACCCTGTTCATCGGGATGGAGATCAAGGGCGCCACGCGCTGGTTGCAGCTTCCGGGTATCTCCGTCCAGCCGTCGGAATTCCTGAAGCCCGCCTTTGCGGTTGTTGCCGCGTGGCTGTTCGCCCTGCACCGCACGCAGGAGAATGTGCCCGGTATCCCGGTGGTGGTGGGGCTTTATGGCCTGATCGTGGTCCTGCTGATGAGCCAGCCCGACCTGGGCCAGACCTTCGTCATCACCTGCATCTTCTTCGGCCAGTTCTTCCTGGCGGGCCTGCCCATCGTCTTCGTGGCGTCCTGCGTGGTGATGGGCATCGGCGGTCTGGTCAGTGCGTACTTCCTGTTCCCACATGTGCAAAGCCGTATCGACCGGTTCCTGGACCCCGCCGCCGGCGACAATTATCAGGTTGCACGCTCCCTGGAAGCGTTCGAGAAGGGCGGCGTCTGGGGCACCGGACCCGGCCAGGGCACCGTCAAGATGTCGATCCCCGACAGCCATGCCGACTTTATCTTCTCTGTCGCGGGCGAAGAGATGGGGATGATCACCTGCATGATCATCATCTGCCTGTTCGGCTTCGTCGTCCTGCGCAGCTTTGCCCGCGCCTCCAATGATCAAAGCCTGTTTGTGATGCTGGCGGCCAGCGGCCTGACCATGCAGTTCGGCCTGCAGGCCCTGATCAATATGGGTTCTGCCCTGCATCTGATGCCGACCAAGGGCATGACCCTGCCCTTCATTTCCTATGGCGGGTCATCGCTGATCGCCTTAGGCATCGGCATGGGCATGGTTCTGGCCCTGACCCGCAAGCGGTTCGGACCGGGAGAGGCGCTATGA
- the murB gene encoding UDP-N-acetylmuramate dehydrogenase, whose translation MVQVLDGQALTGRLREAAPEIRGRLTPDAPLGPSTWFRVGGQAEALFRPADEDDLSYFLAHCPADVSVTVIGVASNLLVRDGGVPGVVIRLGGPFAEVSVEGDRINAGAGALDLNVALTAQAAGLAGLEFLSGIPGTIGGAVRMNGGAYGAETVDVILSATGIDRQGVKHSYTREDLHLTYRHCGVPDDVIFTGAVFQGRPDDPAAIQARIDAIQQARADSQPVRARTGGSTFANPDGHKAWQLIDAAGCRGLTIGGAQISEKHCNFLLNLGDATAHDIESLGEEVRARVKANSGVDLRWEIRRIGLPRSNGGES comes from the coding sequence ATGGTGCAGGTGCTGGATGGACAGGCGCTGACCGGCCGGTTGCGAGAGGCCGCCCCCGAGATCCGGGGACGGCTGACCCCGGATGCGCCGCTGGGCCCCAGCACCTGGTTCCGTGTGGGTGGCCAGGCCGAGGCGCTGTTCCGCCCGGCGGACGAGGATGATCTTTCCTACTTCCTGGCCCATTGCCCGGCCGATGTGTCCGTCACCGTGATCGGCGTGGCCAGCAATCTGCTGGTCCGGGACGGGGGCGTGCCCGGTGTCGTGATCCGGCTTGGCGGGCCGTTCGCGGAGGTTTCGGTGGAGGGGGACCGGATCAATGCCGGTGCCGGCGCCCTGGACCTTAATGTCGCGCTGACGGCACAGGCGGCGGGGCTGGCAGGGTTGGAGTTCCTGTCGGGCATCCCCGGCACCATCGGCGGGGCGGTCCGCATGAATGGCGGTGCCTATGGCGCCGAAACGGTGGATGTCATCCTGTCCGCGACCGGCATCGACCGGCAGGGCGTTAAGCACAGCTACACGCGGGAAGACCTGCACCTGACCTACCGCCATTGCGGCGTGCCGGATGATGTGATCTTCACCGGCGCCGTGTTTCAGGGCCGGCCTGATGATCCCGCCGCCATTCAGGCGCGCATCGACGCCATCCAGCAGGCCCGCGCCGACAGCCAGCCCGTGCGCGCCCGCACCGGCGGATCCACCTTCGCCAACCCGGACGGGCATAAGGCCTGGCAGTTGATCGATGCTGCCGGATGCCGGGGTCTGACCATCGGCGGCGCGCAGATCAGCGAGAAGCATTGCAACTTCCTGCTGAATCTGGGTGACGCGACCGCCCATGATATCGAATCGCTGGGTGAAGAGGTCCGGGCGCGTGTGAAGGCGAATAGCGGCGTGGATTTGCGCTGGGAAATACGTCGGATCGGACTACCCCGTTCGAACGGGGGTGAGTCATGA
- the murG gene encoding undecaprenyldiphospho-muramoylpentapeptide beta-N-acetylglucosaminyltransferase, with translation MTASRPIILAAGGTGGHMFPAEALARTLIARGHSVILVTDKRGKAFGDSLPDVRVERIRAATSAPGIMGKLRMVVELVVGTAQARSLLRQLQPALVVGFGGYPSLPTVFAAQSAGIPTLLHEQNAVLGRANRLLAAKARMICTSFPSVAGLPAVDGKRIIRTGNPVRPDILALRDAPYPAPYAGGSLNLLVTGGSQGAAIFGEVLPRAVEMLPEDVRYRLKIVQQARAENIEAARSAYAQMGVEAELATFFKDMPAKLAGCHMMIARSGAGTVAELSVVGRPSLLVPYQYAMDDHQTANAQSLVGAGGAWLLPQQEFTPVSVSEQLAAFLADPGRLVAAAKAAAGWAIPDAADRLADAVERVVKGDAACA, from the coding sequence ATGACCGCATCGCGCCCCATCATCCTGGCCGCTGGGGGAACCGGCGGCCACATGTTCCCGGCAGAGGCCCTTGCCCGCACGCTGATCGCGCGCGGGCATTCGGTCATTCTGGTGACCGACAAGCGCGGCAAGGCCTTTGGCGACAGCCTGCCCGATGTGCGCGTGGAACGCATCCGCGCCGCCACATCCGCCCCCGGCATCATGGGCAAACTGCGCATGGTGGTAGAACTGGTGGTGGGCACGGCGCAGGCACGCTCCCTGCTGCGGCAGTTGCAGCCGGCGCTGGTGGTGGGGTTCGGTGGCTACCCGTCCCTGCCCACCGTGTTTGCCGCGCAGTCGGCGGGCATCCCCACCTTGCTGCATGAGCAGAATGCCGTGTTGGGCCGGGCCAACCGGTTGCTGGCCGCCAAGGCACGGATGATCTGCACCAGCTTCCCCAGCGTTGCGGGTCTGCCGGCGGTGGACGGCAAGCGTATCATCCGCACGGGCAACCCCGTCCGCCCCGACATCCTTGCGCTGCGCGATGCACCCTACCCGGCCCCTTATGCCGGCGGTTCGCTGAACCTGCTGGTCACGGGTGGCAGCCAGGGTGCGGCGATCTTTGGCGAGGTGCTGCCGCGTGCCGTGGAAATGCTGCCCGAGGATGTGCGCTACCGCCTGAAGATCGTGCAGCAGGCGCGCGCGGAGAATATCGAGGCGGCCCGCAGCGCCTATGCCCAGATGGGCGTGGAAGCGGAACTCGCCACCTTCTTTAAGGACATGCCGGCCAAGCTGGCGGGTTGCCACATGATGATCGCCCGTTCCGGTGCCGGAACGGTCGCGGAATTGTCGGTGGTTGGCCGCCCGTCCCTGCTGGTTCCGTACCAGTACGCCATGGATGACCATCAGACGGCCAATGCGCAGTCGCTGGTCGGGGCCGGTGGTGCCTGGCTGCTGCCGCAGCAGGAATTCACACCTGTTTCGGTATCGGAACAATTGGCGGCCTTCCTGGCCGATCCGGGCCGCCTGGTTGCTGCGGCCAAGGCCGCCGCCGGCTGGGCCATTCCGGACGCCGCCGACCGGCTGGCCGATGCCGTTGAACGCGTGGTGAAGGGGGATGCCGCATGCGCATGA
- a CDS encoding UDP-N-acetylmuramoylalanyl-D-glutamyl-2,6-diaminopimelate--D-alanyl-D-alanine ligase has product MSDILWTGKEVAAACNGKALGDAAWTVTGVSIDSRTIARGDLFIPLKGPNFDGHAFVAQALNQGAAGAIVADIPKGLEGDARLIKVDDTMLALQDLGRMGRVRAGGKIIAVTGSVGKTGTKEALKVALDSQGKTFATVGSLNNHWGVPLSLSRFPADSRYGVFELGMNHAGEIGPLSRMVRPDIAIITTVEAVHIEFFASVEHIADAKAEIFEGMDASGTAILPRDNAHYARLLAAARTQGLTRIQTFGTHEGADGRLLNYEPYADHGVVTARIDGLDVTYTIPLPGKHHAVNSLAVLLAVKAAGGNVAEAAEALAGLAPIKGRGQRRAVEVEGGAFTLIDESYNASPVSVAAAAGVLGAAELGPKGRRIAVLGDMRELGDHAPAMHAGLADPFVKAGTDLVFCCGPNMRHLFDALPADKRGAHTPDSATLAPIVTAAVKPGDAVMVKGSAGSRMALVVDALKALDRAQQDNNPQGTTAGNKAGKPRDNDAV; this is encoded by the coding sequence ATGTCAGACATCCTGTGGACGGGCAAGGAAGTGGCAGCGGCCTGCAATGGCAAGGCGCTTGGCGATGCTGCCTGGACCGTCACAGGCGTGTCCATCGACAGCCGCACCATCGCCAGGGGCGACCTGTTCATCCCGCTGAAAGGTCCGAATTTCGACGGCCATGCCTTCGTCGCCCAGGCCCTGAACCAGGGGGCAGCCGGCGCCATCGTGGCCGATATCCCCAAGGGTCTGGAAGGTGACGCCCGCCTGATCAAGGTGGATGATACCATGCTGGCCCTGCAGGACCTGGGCCGCATGGGCCGGGTGCGCGCCGGCGGCAAGATCATCGCCGTCACCGGGTCGGTGGGCAAGACGGGCACCAAGGAGGCGTTGAAGGTCGCGCTGGATAGCCAGGGCAAGACCTTCGCCACTGTCGGATCGCTCAACAATCATTGGGGCGTGCCGCTGTCCCTGTCGCGCTTTCCCGCCGACAGCCGGTATGGCGTATTCGAGCTGGGCATGAACCATGCGGGCGAGATCGGTCCTTTGTCGCGCATGGTGCGACCCGACATCGCGATCATCACGACGGTGGAAGCCGTCCATATCGAGTTCTTCGCCAGTGTCGAGCATATCGCCGACGCCAAGGCCGAGATTTTCGAGGGTATGGACGCATCCGGCACGGCCATCCTGCCGCGCGACAATGCCCATTATGCCCGCCTTCTGGCCGCAGCCCGTACGCAGGGGCTGACGCGCATTCAGACATTCGGGACCCATGAGGGGGCCGATGGGCGCCTGTTGAATTACGAACCATACGCCGACCATGGCGTCGTCACGGCCCGCATTGATGGCCTTGACGTTACCTACACCATCCCCCTGCCGGGCAAGCACCATGCGGTTAACTCGCTGGCCGTCCTGCTGGCCGTGAAGGCGGCGGGCGGGAATGTGGCAGAGGCCGCCGAGGCGCTGGCCGGGCTTGCCCCCATCAAGGGACGTGGGCAGCGCCGGGCGGTTGAGGTTGAGGGCGGCGCCTTCACACTGATCGATGAAAGCTATAACGCGTCGCCGGTGTCCGTGGCCGCTGCCGCCGGCGTGCTGGGTGCTGCGGAACTTGGCCCCAAGGGGCGCCGCATCGCCGTGCTGGGCGATATGCGCGAACTGGGCGACCATGCGCCCGCGATGCATGCCGGTCTGGCCGACCCGTTCGTGAAGGCGGGCACCGATCTGGTTTTCTGCTGCGGTCCCAATATGCGCCATCTGTTTGACGCATTACCCGCCGACAAGCGCGGCGCACACACGCCCGACAGCGCCACCCTGGCCCCCATCGTCACCGCCGCCGTGAAGCCCGGCGACGCCGTGATGGTGAAGGGGTCCGCCGGCAGCCGTATGGCGCTGGTGGTCGACGCGTTGAAGGCGCTGGACCGCGCACAACAGGATAATAACCCGCAAGGGACGACCGCCGGCAACAAGGCGGGGAAACCGAGAGATAACGATGCTGTATAA
- the murD gene encoding UDP-N-acetylmuramoyl-L-alanine--D-glutamate ligase, producing MIDLGHLKGRRIAVMGLARSGLTAARALKAAGATLLAWDDGAGGQKAAAEAGIDLTNLHDTDFAGIDALVLSPGIPHTYPTPNPIAAKAKAAGVPIISDIELLRQAQPNATYVGITGTNGKSTTTSLVAHIIAGTGRATQVGGNLGIPALSFEALGADGVYVLEMSSYQLEITPSLGFDAAVLLNITPDHLDRHGGMDGYIAAKKLIFQKGMATGGQVAVIGVDDPHCAKMAQELDAEFPGKVIRISAEGPVSGGIGVENGVLVDDRGGHHHPVTDLRTLPALPGRHNWQNAAAAYALARAVGISHADILDGLRTFPGLAHRQSLVGSIDGVRFINDSKATNADAAAKALACYQPIYWILGGKAKDTGLDGLDSFMPAVAHAFLIGDATDAFADWLSARGVAHTRCGTMEVAVSAAFAKAKEEGREAPVVLLSPACASFDQYPNFEVRGDDFAARVRALSNGGIV from the coding sequence ATGATTGATCTTGGCCATCTGAAAGGTCGCAGGATCGCGGTGATGGGTCTGGCCCGGTCAGGCCTGACGGCGGCCCGCGCCCTGAAGGCGGCTGGGGCCACGCTTCTGGCTTGGGACGATGGGGCCGGCGGGCAGAAGGCGGCGGCCGAGGCCGGGATCGACCTGACCAACCTGCACGATACGGATTTTGCCGGCATCGACGCCCTGGTCCTGTCGCCCGGCATCCCCCACACCTATCCCACGCCCAACCCGATCGCCGCCAAGGCCAAGGCAGCGGGCGTGCCGATCATCAGCGATATTGAGCTGCTGCGGCAGGCACAGCCCAACGCCACTTATGTTGGCATCACCGGCACCAATGGCAAATCCACCACCACCTCGCTGGTCGCCCATATCATTGCCGGCACGGGCCGCGCCACACAGGTGGGCGGCAATCTGGGCATCCCGGCCCTGTCGTTCGAGGCGTTGGGTGCCGACGGGGTCTATGTGCTGGAAATGTCCAGCTATCAGTTGGAAATCACGCCCTCTCTGGGCTTTGACGCGGCGGTCCTGCTGAACATCACGCCCGACCATCTGGACCGCCATGGCGGCATGGATGGCTATATCGCCGCCAAAAAGCTGATCTTCCAGAAGGGGATGGCCACGGGCGGTCAGGTCGCCGTCATCGGCGTGGATGATCCGCACTGCGCCAAGATGGCCCAGGAACTGGACGCCGAATTCCCTGGCAAGGTGATCCGCATCAGCGCTGAAGGCCCCGTCAGCGGTGGCATTGGCGTTGAGAACGGGGTTCTGGTCGATGACCGGGGCGGTCATCATCACCCCGTCACCGACCTGCGCACCCTGCCGGCATTGCCGGGCCGGCATAATTGGCAGAATGCCGCCGCCGCCTATGCCCTGGCGCGCGCGGTCGGGATCAGCCATGCCGACATCCTGGATGGGTTGCGCACCTTCCCCGGTCTGGCCCACCGCCAGAGCCTGGTGGGCAGCATTGATGGCGTGCGTTTCATCAATGACAGCAAGGCAACCAACGCCGATGCGGCGGCCAAGGCGCTGGCTTGCTATCAGCCCATCTACTGGATCCTGGGCGGCAAGGCCAAGGATACAGGCCTGGACGGGTTGGACAGTTTCATGCCGGCGGTGGCGCATGCCTTCCTGATCGGCGATGCCACGGACGCGTTTGCGGACTGGCTGTCGGCGCGCGGTGTGGCGCATACGCGCTGCGGCACCATGGAGGTCGCCGTTAGTGCTGCCTTTGCCAAGGCCAAGGAAGAGGGGCGGGAGGCGCCGGTCGTACTGCTGTCGCCTGCCTGCGCCAGCTTTGACCAGTATCCGAACTTTGAAGTGCGCGGCGATGATTTTGCGGCCCGCGTCCGGGCCTTGTCCAATGGGGGGATCGTCTGA
- a CDS encoding cell division protein FtsQ/DivIB translates to MPRVTPTAPPTTDNPRARFAETQKRATLRAAQEANRRRALPRWAEPAMKIARRSAPLVALLAVGGWVWGSGYGELLVHAATDKVLTASVEAGLSVQDVTVVGREKAAQADLLNALAVQRGTPILAFDPHHARASLEQIPWVRQARVERRLPDTIAVTITEREPMALWQHDRQMRLIDADGIVLTASDLSKWPNLPLLVGPDAPKRGPALLHMLAKQPAIAQMVEAAVLVGGRRWDLRLKNGVDIRLPEHDVPEALHQLAMIQQTNDVLNKDVVAIDLRIPDRLSVQTSAAAADLRRKPPEKKQKT, encoded by the coding sequence ATGCCACGCGTAACGCCCACCGCCCCCCCCACCACTGACAATCCCCGCGCGCGCTTTGCCGAAACGCAGAAGCGCGCGACGCTGCGTGCGGCCCAGGAGGCCAACCGCCGCCGTGCCCTGCCCCGTTGGGCCGAGCCGGCAATGAAGATCGCGCGGCGGTCGGCGCCGCTGGTGGCGCTGCTGGCTGTGGGTGGCTGGGTCTGGGGCTCGGGTTATGGCGAGCTGCTGGTGCATGCCGCCACCGACAAGGTCCTGACCGCCAGTGTCGAGGCCGGCCTGTCGGTGCAGGATGTGACGGTGGTCGGACGCGAGAAGGCGGCACAGGCCGACCTTCTGAACGCGCTGGCCGTTCAGCGTGGCACCCCCATCCTGGCCTTTGACCCGCACCATGCGCGTGCGTCACTGGAGCAGATCCCCTGGGTGCGTCAGGCGCGGGTGGAACGCCGCCTGCCCGACACCATCGCTGTCACCATCACTGAACGGGAACCGATGGCCCTGTGGCAGCATGACCGGCAGATGCGCCTGATCGATGCCGACGGCATCGTGCTGACCGCCAGTGATCTGTCGAAATGGCCGAACCTGCCGCTGCTGGTGGGGCCGGATGCGCCCAAGCGTGGGCCGGCCCTGCTGCATATGCTGGCCAAGCAGCCGGCCATCGCGCAGATGGTCGAGGCGGCAGTGCTGGTCGGTGGTCGCCGCTGGGACCTGCGCCTGAAGAACGGCGTCGATATCCGCCTGCCCGAACATGATGTGCCAGAAGCGCTGCATCAGCTAGCCATGATCCAGCAGACGAATGACGTGCTGAACAAGGATGTGGTCGCCATCGACCTGCGCATCCCGGACCGCCTGTCGGTCCAGACCTCCGCCGCTGCGGCCGATCTGCGCCGCAAGCCCCCCGAAAAGAAGCAGAAGACCTGA
- a CDS encoding D-alanine--D-alanine ligase: MGTENRSKHVAVLLGGWSAEREVSLVSGSRIAEALESKGYKVTAIDVQRDLAGLVAALTPHPDVIFNALHGKGGEDGLIQGVLEYLGVPYTHSGVMASAVAMDKALTKRILATVGMPVADGVIATKEQVLAGHVLPPPYVVKPVDEGSSVGVRIVRESDNFTVLEEDSWVYGRRVLVEKFIPGRELTVGVMGDRALAVTEIVPRTAFYDYEAKYADGGSVHVCPAQIPADVAEEAKRLALLAHQVLGCSGVSRTDFRWDDSKAGISGLCFLETNTQPGFTPTSLLPEQAASLGISYADLCAWIVEHARCHA; this comes from the coding sequence ATGGGCACCGAGAACCGTTCGAAGCATGTCGCCGTCCTGTTGGGCGGATGGTCTGCGGAGCGGGAAGTGTCCCTGGTCAGCGGGTCCCGCATCGCCGAGGCCCTGGAGAGCAAGGGCTACAAGGTCACGGCCATTGATGTGCAGCGTGATCTGGCCGGTCTGGTCGCCGCCCTCACCCCGCATCCCGACGTGATTTTCAACGCCCTGCATGGCAAGGGCGGCGAGGATGGGTTGATCCAGGGCGTTCTGGAATATCTGGGCGTGCCCTATACCCATTCTGGCGTGATGGCATCCGCCGTCGCCATGGACAAGGCCCTGACCAAGCGCATCCTGGCGACCGTGGGCATGCCGGTGGCCGATGGCGTGATCGCCACCAAGGAACAGGTCCTGGCCGGCCATGTCCTGCCCCCGCCCTATGTCGTGAAGCCCGTGGACGAGGGTTCCAGCGTCGGTGTGCGCATCGTGCGCGAGAGCGACAATTTCACGGTGCTGGAAGAAGATAGCTGGGTCTATGGCCGCCGCGTGCTGGTGGAGAAGTTCATTCCGGGTCGTGAGCTGACCGTCGGTGTCATGGGCGACCGCGCCCTGGCCGTGACGGAAATCGTGCCGCGCACCGCCTTTTATGATTATGAGGCGAAGTACGCCGATGGTGGTTCGGTGCATGTCTGCCCGGCCCAGATTCCGGCGGATGTGGCCGAGGAAGCAAAGCGTCTGGCGCTGCTGGCGCATCAGGTTCTGGGCTGTTCGGGCGTGTCGCGCACCGATTTCCGCTGGGATGACAGCAAGGCCGGCATCAGCGGCCTGTGCTTCCTGGAAACCAATACCCAGCCCGGCTTCACGCCGACCTCCCTGCTGCCCGAACAGGCGGCATCGCTGGGCATCAGCTACGCAGATCTGTGCGCCTGGATAGTGGAGCATGCCCGATGCCACGCGTAA
- the mraY gene encoding phospho-N-acetylmuramoyl-pentapeptide-transferase: MLYNLLYPLADEFQIFNLFRYITFRTGGAVMTALIISFVIGPRVIRWLKSKQGEGQPIRTDGPETHLKKKGTPTMGGLMIMIAVIVSTLLWVDLTNTYTWIVLLVTVGFGLVGFGDDYLKLTKRNTKGLSSKVKLVATLVVAAVATGWYLMVTPWEMGTGLALPFFKDLLIHLGWFYVPFAIIVIIGSSHAVNLTDGLDGLATVPIMIAASCFGLIAYLSGNAIFSNYLGIHHVPGTGELAVFCGALVGAGLGFLWFNAPPAMVFMGDTGSLSVGGALGAISVITKHELVLAIVGGLFVLEALSVMIQVASFKLTGKRVFRMAPIHHHFEKKGWSEPTVVIRFWIIAVILALVGLSTLKLR, from the coding sequence ATGCTGTATAACCTGCTCTATCCCCTGGCGGACGAATTCCAGATCTTCAACCTGTTCCGGTACATCACGTTCCGGACGGGCGGGGCCGTGATGACGGCGCTGATCATCAGCTTCGTCATCGGGCCGCGCGTCATCCGCTGGCTGAAATCCAAGCAGGGCGAGGGCCAGCCGATCCGCACCGACGGACCGGAAACGCATCTGAAGAAGAAGGGCACGCCCACCATGGGCGGCCTGATGATCATGATCGCCGTCATCGTCTCCACCCTGCTGTGGGTGGACCTGACCAACACCTATACCTGGATCGTGCTGCTGGTGACGGTCGGTTTCGGTCTGGTCGGGTTTGGCGATGACTACCTGAAGCTGACCAAGCGCAACACCAAGGGCCTGTCGTCCAAGGTGAAGCTGGTCGCGACCCTGGTGGTCGCCGCCGTCGCCACCGGCTGGTACCTGATGGTGACGCCGTGGGAGATGGGCACAGGGTTGGCCCTGCCCTTCTTCAAGGATTTGCTGATCCATCTGGGCTGGTTCTATGTGCCGTTTGCCATCATCGTCATCATCGGGTCTTCCCATGCCGTGAACCTGACGGACGGGCTGGATGGGCTGGCCACCGTGCCCATCATGATTGCGGCGTCCTGCTTCGGCCTGATCGCGTACCTGTCGGGCAATGCCATCTTCTCCAACTATCTGGGCATCCACCATGTGCCGGGCACGGGCGAGCTGGCCGTGTTCTGCGGCGCGCTGGTCGGGGCGGGCTTGGGCTTCCTGTGGTTCAACGCGCCGCCGGCCATGGTGTTCATGGGTGATACTGGCTCGCTGTCGGTGGGTGGGGCGCTGGGCGCCATTTCCGTGATCACCAAGCATGAACTGGTGCTGGCCATTGTCGGCGGGCTGTTCGTGCTGGAGGCGCTGTCGGTGATGATCCAGGTGGCGTCGTTCAAGCTGACGGGCAAACGGGTGTTCCGCATGGCCCCGATCCACCATCACTTTGAAAAGAAGGGCTGGTCGGAGCCGACCGTCGTTATCCGGTTCTGGATCATCGCCGTCATCCTGGCGCTGGTCGGCCTGTCCACCTTGAAGCTGCGTTGA
- the murC gene encoding UDP-N-acetylmuramate--L-alanine ligase yields the protein MRALPLNIGTLHFVGIGGIGMSGIAEVLHNLGYAVQGSDMADNYNVQRLRKLGIKVEIGHRGENLGDAAVLVISSAVKKDNPEVVAARAGMIPVVRRAEMLAELMRLKWSIAVAGTHGKTTTTSMVAALLEGGAMDPTIINGGIINSLGTNAKLGSGDWMVVEADESDGTFTKLPSTIGIVTNMDPEHLDHYGTFEEERKAFDRFVENIPFYGFAALCIDHPEVQAMLGRVDRRVVTYGFSPQADVRAVNIETNTSGCYYDVELSDRAASEARTITGIHLPMYGLHNVQNSLAAIAVAISLGISDDSIRTSYAKFTGVKRRFTKTGESNGVVIIDDYGHHPVEIAAVLKAARMAGTGRTIAVVQPHRYTRLQSLFAEFCTCFNDADAVVVADVYAAGEQPIEGAAKDDLVEGLRVRGHRNVTALSSPAALPSLIAEMAKPGDMVVCLGAGTITQWANSLPGELDKLATLNKGGD from the coding sequence ATGCGGGCCTTGCCGCTGAATATCGGAACCCTGCATTTCGTCGGCATTGGCGGTATCGGCATGTCCGGTATTGCCGAGGTGCTGCACAATCTGGGCTATGCCGTGCAGGGCAGCGACATGGCCGATAACTACAATGTCCAGCGTCTGCGCAAGCTGGGCATCAAGGTGGAGATCGGGCACCGGGGCGAGAACCTGGGCGATGCCGCCGTTCTGGTCATCTCTTCTGCCGTGAAGAAGGACAATCCCGAGGTCGTGGCCGCACGCGCCGGCATGATCCCCGTGGTGCGCCGGGCCGAGATGCTGGCCGAACTGATGCGCCTGAAATGGTCCATCGCGGTGGCCGGCACGCATGGCAAGACCACCACCACCAGCATGGTCGCAGCCCTGCTGGAAGGCGGGGCCATGGACCCGACCATCATCAATGGCGGCATCATCAATTCCCTGGGCACCAATGCCAAGCTGGGCAGCGGCGACTGGATGGTGGTGGAGGCCGATGAAAGCGATGGCACCTTCACCAAGCTGCCCTCCACCATCGGTATCGTCACCAATATGGACCCCGAACACCTGGACCATTACGGGACGTTTGAGGAGGAGCGGAAGGCCTTCGACCGGTTTGTCGAGAATATTCCCTTCTATGGCTTTGCCGCGCTGTGCATCGACCATCCCGAGGTCCAGGCCATGCTGGGCCGGGTGGACCGCCGCGTCGTGACCTATGGGTTCAGCCCGCAGGCCGATGTGCGCGCGGTGAATATCGAGACGAATACGTCCGGCTGTTACTATGACGTCGAACTGTCCGACCGGGCGGCGTCGGAAGCGCGGACCATTACTGGCATCCACCTGCCCATGTATGGCCTGCACAATGTCCAGAACAGCCTGGCCGCCATTGCGGTCGCCATCAGCCTGGGCATCAGCGACGACAGCATCCGCACGTCCTATGCCAAGTTCACGGGCGTGAAGCGCCGTTTCACCAAGACAGGTGAGAGCAACGGCGTCGTCATCATCGATGATTACGGCCACCATCCCGTTGAGATTGCCGCGGTGTTGAAGGCCGCCCGCATGGCCGGCACGGGCCGGACCATTGCGGTCGTACAGCCCCACCGCTACACCCGCCTGCAAAGCCTGTTCGCGGAATTCTGCACCTGCTTCAACGATGCCGACGCGGTGGTTGTGGCCGATGTCTATGCGGCAGGCGAACAGCCAATCGAAGGGGCGGCCAAGGATGATCTGGTGGAAGGTCTGCGCGTGCGCGGCCACCGCAATGTCACGGCGCTGTCCAGCCCAGCGGCCCTGCCCAGCCTGATCGCCGAGATGGCCAAGCCGGGGGACATGGTCGTCTGCCTGGGTGCCGGCACCATCACGCAATGGGCAAACAGCCTGCCCGGCGAATTGGACAAGCTGGCCACCCTGAATAAGGGGGGCGACTGA